AGCTTTGGAGTACGTTGAAAACGATAGTCATTTGTACGATATTTTGTACGATTTTACTTCTGAAACAGGAGAACATGAAATAGCTTTAAACTTTGCGCACCTTGCAGCAGCAAGCGCACCAGACAATGAGACCAAAAGCCTTCTGAGTAACAAGTATAAACTCTTAAAAAACAAAAGAAAGGTAATTATCGTATTTGGAGAACTTGTAAATCCAGAGTTGTTGTATGGCTTGGTAAAAAAGGGGTTTGAGATTATTATTCCTTATTTGAAGAATTCTGATCCATCCAATAGAACCTTTGTTAGAAGCCTTGGAGCAACGATGGTACAATATCGGAACTTGTTTGAACTGCTGAACCAGAAGGAAGTTTCTGCAGTCTTATGTTTTGGTAACGCCGTCGGTAATTACTCTTCACCATTCGAGATATCACAGATTGTCAGATGTCTTCATGAATTCACAAAAACATACGAATTTCTCAAGACTAAAAATCCAAAAGTAGTTTCTATCTACGGATTTAATTCGAAGATATCACTTTTTGAGGATCAAACTTTCAATTCGTTATTGGCGCGCAGTCTATCAAACGTAGATTTGATAATCTTCCCAACAGAAAACATGAAGAATTATTTTGAAAGTAGATTCCCTGAACTATCTTCCGTTAAAAAACAGGTAATGCTCTTGGACACGTTTGTCGATTTCATAGCTCCGAGTACCGAGTCGTCTAAGGTAAATAAGTTTTATCTTGCCCTCCCCAATAACTTGGAAGGTTACAATCCGTTGCCCAAAGCGAATTTTGGAAAAATTGACTTCGACCTTGAAAGAATTAACAAATTAAGTTTTTGGTCTTGGAAGCGGAATTTGAAAGACCTTGCAAATAGACTTGGTAACTTTGTATTCGGATTAGGTTATTTTGGAACATTTTACACTCACAAAGCGAGCTTAGATGATATTCTTACATTCAGTCAAAAGAGCTCAGATATGATGCTGACAGATTCCTTAATTTCTCATATTAATCATATAATCAACGTGCCTCAAGATGTCTTGCTATATTTAGCCTTAGGATTGGTGCCTATTGTACCAGAGAATGAAAACGACTTTTATTCGTTGATTACTAAAAATGGAATGGCTATTTCGATTCCAAAGGATTGCGAATACTTTGAACATTTTACCGTAAGCGAAACCGAAATTGAAGAGATGAGAAAAAATATTAGGCTTTCTAAACATTTATGGACTACAGAGAAATTTTTAAAGTTTTTTGACTTTCTTTTTTAAAGATGGAGATTTACCGACTAATAACCACATGACCTAATTAATTTTCACTGTTCGAAAAAGAACGTTTTGCAACTTATTTGGACATGAGTCCATCAAAAAAAGCAGAAGACCAAGCGGATCATATTTTAATAGTTTTAACAGTGTCCATTGGCATCAAGTATTTTCTGCACTAACCTAAAGACAAGTTTTTGCGTACGATGCTTAAGCATGATTCATCGAAATTGATAGCCTGTATATGATCTTTTAAGTGATGAGGTTACTGTGATGGAGAAGGTAATTGAAAAGACTCTATCATTCAGCACTATTCCCTGAAGATGGTACTTTTTTCCCGAAGTTTATGTAAGTTCGACCATTTGTACGAATACTGTGATAGTATTTATTTGCCAAGAACAGATGGAATATCAGCTACGGCTTAGAAGTTTATTTAACTGCTTATCCAATTCGATGATACAGGAGTTGATAAAAGCAGTAGACTTACTGACGAAAATAAACATTGAAGAATTCAAGTGACGTTTGACATATTAGAACGCTTAGAAAGGTTCTCTCATAGTGTTTCTACGGTAGCAATTTCATACACCTTTGTATGAAGGAAAAAATGGAACGACAAATTTCAACAATGAAAGGTATTTTTCGGTTTTGTTGTTGATTTACAAAATTGCTAAAAATTAATGACATGGGGGATGTTATATAATGGATTTCGGAAGGTTAAAAGCGATCATAAGGAATCCTTTTGCATTTGTCAAAAAGAAAAAATCAAAACTTTTAAAACTTATGATAACACATCCTTTATCGTTCCCTAAAACCATGTATTATAATTTGAGGTAATACTACTTATGGTCCTCGAGGATCTTCAGATTTCCACTATTAACCTTGTGATGGGCAGTGGTCAAGTGTTCAAAGAAGGCAAGCATCTCAATCGATAATAGGCTGATATTAAGGCTTTTCACTTCAAGGATTGGGGAAATCGGGCGAATTAGTTATGATAGAACAATTGCACAATTAGCACCGCACAGAAAACTTATTATCGATGGTACTGTGAAATTAGGACTAAGAACAAGAGTAATACGGGACCATCGGCCCAACTGAAGATTGGAAAAAACACGTTCATTTCGTCCAACTCAAAATTATCTGTAAAGAAAAAATAGAAATAGGTGCTAATTGTGCTATATCTTGGGATGTTCAAATTATGGATACAGATTTTCATACTATGGTAACTTGGGAGGCACAGATAGTGAATCGGACTTTAGTAGTCAATGGAAAGCTTTGGACACCCACGAAGCCTATTAAAATAGGTAATAACGTTTGGATCGAGAGCCGGGTAAGAATACTTAAGGGTGTTACAATAGGTTATGGAGCGGTCATAGGAGCAGGGTCGGTTGTTACAAAGGATGTTCTACCGAACACTTTGGTAGCAGGTAACCCAGCGAGAGTTATAAAACAAAATGTAAGTTGGGTAAAGTGATACTAAGGCTACATAAAGTGAAAGAGAATTGTATATAAATAAATCTGAGGCAATCACAGATACTGTAAAGTAAGAGAAGTTAAGAACAACTATGATAGGGTAGCTGAAGAAAAAACATAAAGAAGCTACCCTATTTTTGTATTAATATATAGCATCAGAGAGAAGAGGTTGACAAGCCATGAGCTCGACAGCAAAGACGTTTCCTGGTAGATGTGATAAACAACAAGAAAAGCAGAATCTTATACGTGGTGGTATTGGACATAACTTTCTCTATATGCAACGTTAAAACTATTTGTTGATGTATTAGCAAAAGCAAAATCGAACTCAATGTACTCTGTGATGTTATGGATAAGCATAAAAATACCAAAATCTGATGATCATTCGTCCCAGTTTCAAATTTAACTAAAAAAATTTTCTAATCTTCCGATAATACAATCGGAAGCTTCAAGGGGGCCCCCAAAGCTGGAAGATAGTATTTGGAAATTTAGGAAAACCACACATGGAGGTGGAGAGGTATGAGGATTAACCACAACATTAACGCTTTGAACAGCTGGAGAAACATCACGATGACCAACATGGATATGGGAAAGACACTTGAAAGGCTCTCATCAGGTTTGAGGATCAACAGAGCAGGAGACGACGCAGCAGGTTTGGCAATCAGTGAAAAGATGAGAGGACAAATCAAAGGTCTTGAGATGGCAGTAAAGAACGCACAGGATGCCATTTCATTGATCCAGACAGCAGAAGGAGCACTGACAGAAGTACACTCGATACTCCAAAGGATGAGAGAACTTGCAGTACAGGCATCAAGTGATACAAACACAAATGTTGATAGGAATCAAATTCAAGCAGAGCTTGACCAATTAAGAGAAGAGATTGATAGAATATCAAGAACAACTGAATTCAACACAAAGAAATTGCTTGACGGAAAGCTTGAAGGATTCAGGTTCACACCGGATGCAAAGGTCGTTACTGGCGGAAACGTTGATGTTAAACTTGGAACAGTAAGTTCTGCGGCTTCTGAGGGTACATATATAATCGAGGTAGGACAGCTTGGCGGAACTGTCGATAGCGCAATAGATGTTAGGATTACTTATATTGGAAAAAATAGGGTTGAATCAACTACTACAGTGATAGGTGCTGGAAGTGTTGTTGTGAATGGTATAACATTCAAGTGGGACAAGAACGCTTTTGATATTTCTAAATTTGGTGGAGCATTGCCACTTAACGAAGTCACTGATAGTGCGGTTGTAAGAGTTGAAGGGATGTACACAGCGAATAATCAACTTGTCTTCCAGATAGGTTCAAACGAAGGACACAACATGATAGCTGGCATAGATGACATGAGTGCAACAGCACTTGGATTGACAACAGCAACGCTAAAGGTTACTGACCAAGACAGTGCGGAAAGAACGATAATGGTAGTAGACGCAGCGATACACAAGGTAAGTACAGCAAGGGCAGCGCTTGGTGCTATCCAGAACAGGTTAGAACACACGATAGCGAACCTTGGAGTAGCGGCAGAGAACCTGACAGCAGCAGAGAGCCGAATCAGAGACGCAGATATGGCAAAAGAGATGATGCAATTCACAAAACAGCAAATCTTGCTCCAGTCGAGTATGTCGATGCTTGCACAGGCAAATGCTCAACCACAACAGGTGCTTCAATTGATGAGGTAATTCTAAACCTGATTAGTGAAAAGCTAATAATCAATAAGATTTGGGAAAGCGGGCGAAAGCCCGCTTTCTTGCTTTTGTATAAAGTTTTAGGAATGTTCTTAGTGTAAAATGAATAATATGTTAGGAAAGTTATATCAAGAATTGGGGGTTTGGAAATGTCTGAGAAGAAGCGTTGTCTACTGAGTGTTGCAATGATTATGAAAAACGAAGAGCACAATCTCGACAGGGCTCTTGGAAGTATTAAGCCGTATGTTGATGAGATTATAGTCGTTGATACGGGCTCAACTGATAACAGCGTTGAGGTCGCTAAGAAATATACAGACAAGATATATTTCCATGAATGGAAAGATGATTTTTCTGAAGCACGTAATTATTCCCTGCAGTTTCCGACGTGCGAATGGGTGCTCATTTACGATGCCGATGAGGAGGTAAAAGAAGATTTTGCAGGAATTAGGGAGTTTCTTGAAAATCTTCCAGCCGACGTGAACACGGTATATCTTCCAACACTGAGTTATCTGGACTGGGATTTGAAAAAAACAGAAATTGCTTCTACGGCAAGGATTTTTAGAAATGGTACGGTAAGGTATGAAAACATAGTTCACAATCAGCCAATTTATAAAGGAAAAGTCGTAGAGGCACCGTTTACGATATATCACTACGGATATATATGGACAAGAAAACTCCGAAGGAAAAAGTACGAAAGAACGAGGAATTTCATCATTAGACTTTTGGAAGAAGGAAAGGATATGCCCAGCCAAGAAAGGGCGTATTATTTGTGCCAGCTTTATAAAACAGAACTGATTGGTGGGAATAAATACGAGCTTTATCCTATCGTTGAGGAAGTTATGAACATTATTCAAAAAGACCAAAAGATGCCCGCTATAGCTTTTGAGGTCCTGTTCATGCATGCACTCGATTTAAATGCAAAAGGCTTTCGTCATAAATCCAGGGAGTTGTTGAAGTTTTTACTGAAAGTTGAACCAAAAAACCCAGATCCATACTACGGCCTTTTAGCTGTTGAAGAAGCAGAAAAGAGTTATGACAAGATAATAGAATACGGCGAGGAATTCCTCAAAAGAATAGAATATGTTGAGAAGAACCCTCAAGAATTCTCATGGACTATAACTGCAATAAAGTATACCCCCATGGCTCATACACTTCTTGCTTTGGCTTATCTTAGGAAGAAGGATTTAAAGAATTTCAGAAGGCACTTTGAGAAAATATTCGATAGGTCTAAGCTTACCTCAGGTGAAGTTCAAAGGTTGGCAAATGCTATTTTGAAAACGGTTGTTGAGGTTGACGATGAGGTTTTCGCTGAGATTGTTGGCGAGTTAGAAGCCCTGCTTGCCATTTTGAAAGAGTTTGGGGTAGCCATCAATGTTATAGACATTGTAGAGCGAATCGTCAAGCTAAACTTAAAATTCAACGTGGACCTACTGAGGCCGTTCTTGAAAGGTCATTTTGGTGAGCTACTTTTTGAAAGACTTAAGGATGGAAAAGATAAATTAATAGAATACATCTTTGGAAAGAATGAAGAAGAATGGGGCCAAAAAATTGAACAATTAGGTTTGGAAGCACTTATTTTCTTCTATGAAAATGTACCGGATGACAATGTTTCAAAGCTCCGAGTATTAAGCAAACTAAGGAAATCGGAGAACCAAGTTATCAAAGGTATTACTCACGGACTTATTGCTGACACATATCTCGCAAAAGCTAATTTCAAACTTGCGTTAGAGTACTACAAGAGCGCAGCGGAAGTTTTACCGGAAATATCAAGGTTTATCAAACCAATACTTGATGATTTGA
The DNA window shown above is from Fervidobacterium changbaicum and carries:
- a CDS encoding flagellin, which translates into the protein MRINHNINALNSWRNITMTNMDMGKTLERLSSGLRINRAGDDAAGLAISEKMRGQIKGLEMAVKNAQDAISLIQTAEGALTEVHSILQRMRELAVQASSDTNTNVDRNQIQAELDQLREEIDRISRTTEFNTKKLLDGKLEGFRFTPDAKVVTGGNVDVKLGTVSSAASEGTYIIEVGQLGGTVDSAIDVRITYIGKNRVESTTTVIGAGSVVVNGITFKWDKNAFDISKFGGALPLNEVTDSAVVRVEGMYTANNQLVFQIGSNEGHNMIAGIDDMSATALGLTTATLKVTDQDSAERTIMVVDAAIHKVSTARAALGAIQNRLEHTIANLGVAAENLTAAESRIRDADMAKEMMQFTKQQILLQSSMSMLAQANAQPQQVLQLMR
- a CDS encoding glycosyltransferase family 2 protein; protein product: MSEKKRCLLSVAMIMKNEEHNLDRALGSIKPYVDEIIVVDTGSTDNSVEVAKKYTDKIYFHEWKDDFSEARNYSLQFPTCEWVLIYDADEEVKEDFAGIREFLENLPADVNTVYLPTLSYLDWDLKKTEIASTARIFRNGTVRYENIVHNQPIYKGKVVEAPFTIYHYGYIWTRKLRRKKYERTRNFIIRLLEEGKDMPSQERAYYLCQLYKTELIGGNKYELYPIVEEVMNIIQKDQKMPAIAFEVLFMHALDLNAKGFRHKSRELLKFLLKVEPKNPDPYYGLLAVEEAEKSYDKIIEYGEEFLKRIEYVEKNPQEFSWTITAIKYTPMAHTLLALAYLRKKDLKNFRRHFEKIFDRSKLTSGEVQRLANAILKTVVEVDDEVFAEIVGELEALLAILKEFGVAINVIDIVERIVKLNLKFNVDLLRPFLKGHFGELLFERLKDGKDKLIEYIFGKNEEEWGQKIEQLGLEALIFFYENVPDDNVSKLRVLSKLRKSENQVIKGITHGLIADTYLAKANFKLALEYYKSAAEVLPEISRFIKPILDDLKTKLDPTVEGVFHELKRFYLENKELMMEVLKQFSKEELSKLYLISDTDFAKYVSAVNIWKADKKKSAELLESIMNKDEFPFLEHRYAKLFEDSSDQTDLAKAYEYHLKALKKNAALGDIALGIFKFDNFYPAENFGNKSDEIVWVGNISEKHSGLGVISPLRVWRKTEEYYYVQPFHIDEAISVYKERSKNYNLPVLEIKKEDILKVLSDVSFSDTKLLENDERYRNLLRSVAVELEINQVEDSRNVVSFEFVNISQDFSSLVKNFESGVLFYFVPEFGNHDDLVWHYPIFRFIRTKKQIESELKRLGVKTVKHYMLTGPLRAVIYEK